One Apis cerana isolate GH-2021 linkage group LG15, AcerK_1.0, whole genome shotgun sequence DNA window includes the following coding sequences:
- the LOC108001091 gene encoding ATP-binding cassette sub-family C member 4, whose product MDTSKKYNNPNPKLSANFFSKLVFWWLKPLFWYGRNHDLELKDIYNVMPNDVSQHLGDKLERNWIKEIKLAEEANKKPKFFNALKKTFVWSFAYYGGWQFFLAVILRVLQPYILGFLIWHFDPRATSTATEAYIYASSVVLISLLGALINHHSMLGLMEVGMRMRVACSSLIYRKILRLSKSSTNITTSGQIINLLSNDVARFEQLFIAVHYIWILPIQGALITFMIWKSVGIASLAGVFLISIQTIPLQGYMGKWISKLRLKIVIRTDERVRLMSEIIAGIQVIKMYTWEKPFENFVSLVRSYEIDILTLTSYLRGFTLATFVFTERTTLYFTIMAYVLLGNSISADKVFSMAQYFNILQLTMAILYPMAVSAVAEASVSIKRLENFLLLKENNNIIHSQQANGDGNIIMKNITASWTENTIANTLHDINVHMESGKLYAIVGSVGAGKSSFLQLILRELQQSQGEIQINGTVSYVSQEAWLFSGTVRNNILFGQSYDKERYNEVIKVCALIKDFQQFNYGDRTLVGDRGAALSGGQRARINLARAVYRNADIYLLDDPLSAVDTHVGKHLFNECIKHYLRNKTRILVTHQIQYLKDCDYIILLNNGKIECEGTFTELQSKRIDFLRMLSTEENKENSESMEIDESITFDTSINYNNSKDDEETEPKETEELMAKGNVSKSLYWKYFRAGGSVLMILTFIWSLVLGQIGSSGCDYWVAYWTKKEEMHIKYYINNNYTLQILKQNLTTSLSFDGNIDKLMNKTFLFEIDNFNDTISNFSTLENNSFDNSTWNINATSKDLSYLDRDTALWIYGSFIIISIVLTSIRNIVFYKICMNASKNLHNLMFSCLLKAPMLFFDTHPSGRILNRFSKDVGSVDEILPRTMIESIQIFAVMVGILGQVLIINWWTIFPMFIMGFLYWKIRNIYLNTAQNMKRFEGITKSPVFSHVSSSLLGLTTIRSACAQNMVRKEFDVHQDLHTSAYYLTITTSTAFGFALDIVSICFIAFITYSFIVLDNGNTFAGNVGLAISQVLILCGMLQHGMRQTAEMIAQMTSVERILQFTQLDKEGPFESEPNKKPPAQWPFKGEINFDHLYLRYEDSAPPVLKDLCFTIKPGEKIGIVGRTGAGKTSLISALFRLAKLEGSIYIDKLDTKQIGLHELRKKISIIPQEPVLFSATLRDNLDPFHNFDDATLWSALEDVELKTSVSSLDHNVEQGGANFSVGQRQLLCLARAILRNNKILLLDEATANVDPTTDALIQRTIRQKFKDCTVLTIAHRLNTIMDNNKVLVMDHGMAIEFDHPYILLNNEENHFTKMVKETGKVMFEQLKKIAKEAYDDVITDTTLQSSPQDNDN is encoded by the exons ATGGATACtagtaagaaatataataatcctaaTCCAAAATTATCGgcgaatttttttagtaaattagtattttg gTGGTTAAAACCCCTATTTTGGTATGGAAGAAATCATGATCTTGAacttaaagatatttataatgttatgcCAAATGATGTTAGCCAACATCTTGGAGATAAACTTGAAAG AAATTGGATTAAAGAGATAAAGTTAGCAGAAGAAGCTAATAAAAAgcctaaattttttaatgctttAAAAAAGACATTCGTATGGTCATTTGCTTATTATGGAGGatggcaattttttttagcagTTATTTTaag aGTTTTACAACCATATATATTAGGTTTTCTTATTTGGCACTTTGACCCTAGAGCAACATCCACTGCCACTGAGGCATATATTTATGCTTCATCTGTTGTACTTATATCTTTACTTGGAGCTTTAATTAATCATCACTCTATGTTAGGTTTAATGGAAGTTGGAATGAGAATGAGAGTAGCATgttcttctttaatatatagaaag ATTTTGCGTTTATCAAAATCTTCTACTAATATTACTACTTCaggacaaattataaatttactctCAAATGATGTAGCAAGATTTGAACAATTGTTTATAGCAGTACattatatttggatattaCCGATTCAAGGTGCTCTAATTACTTTCATGATATGGAAGAGTGTAGGAATTGCATCTTTAGCTGGAGTTTTTCTTATAAGTATTCAAACTATACCTCTTCAag gataTATGGGAAAATGGATATCaaaattgagattaaaaattgtaattagaaCAGATGAAAGAGTACGATTAATGTCAGAAATAATTGCTGGCATTcaagttataaaaatgtatacttGGGAAAAACCATTTGAGAATTTTGTTAGTCTTGTCAGAAG ttatgaGATAGATATCTTGACGCTTACATCGTACTTACGAGGTTTTACTTTAGCTACATTTGTATTTACTGAACGTAccacattatattttacaattatggCATATGTACTTCTCGGAAATAGTATATCTGCTGATAAAGTATTTTCAATGGCTCAGTACTTCAATATTCTTCAACTTACTATGGCAATATTATATCCTATGGCTGTATCAGCAGTAGCAGAGGCTTCTGTATCTATTAAAAGACTTGAG aattttcttttattgaaagaaaataataatataattcattcacAACAAGCTAATGGAGatggtaatattataatgaaaaatattacagcATCATGGACAGAAAATACAATAGCAAATACTTTACATGATATTAATGTTCATATGGAATCTGGTAAACTTTATGCTATTGTTGGTTCAGTTGGTGCAGGAAag agttcatttcttcaattaattttaagagaacTACAACAATCACAAGgagaaatacaaataaatggtACTGTATCTTATGTTAGTCAAGAAGCATGGTTATTTTCGGGTACAGTGCGTAACAATATACTTTTTGGACAGTCTTAtgataaagaaagatataatgAAGTTATTAAGGTATGTGCtcttattaaagattttcaacaatttaattatggaGATAGAACTTTAGTTGGAGATAGAGGTGCAGCACTCAGTGGTGGACAACGAGCAAGAATTAATTTAGCAAG GGCTGTATATAGAAAtgcagatatttatttattagatgatCCATTATCAGCAGTTGATACTCATGTaggaaaacatttatttaatgaatgtaTAAAACATTATCTTCGAAATAAAACAAGAATTCTTGTAACTCATCAAATACAGTATTTAAAAGATtgcgattatattattttattgaataat gGTAAAATTGAATGTGAAGGTACATTTACAGAACTTCAAAGCAAACGtatagattttttaagaatGCTTTCaacagaagaaaataaagaaaattcagaGAGTATGGAAATTGATGAAAGTATTACATTTGATacatctattaattataacaacaGTAAAGATGATGAAGAAACGGAGCCAAAAGAAACTGAAGAATTAATGGCTAAAGGAAATGTTTCTAAATCtctttattggaaatattttcgagcTGGGGGTTCTGTTCTGATGATTCTAACTTTTATATGGTCCCTAGTCTTGGGACAAATAGGAAGTAGTGGTTGTGATTATTGGGTTGCTTAttg gacaaaaaaagaggaaatgcacattaaatattatattaataataattatacattacaaatattgaaacaaaacCTTACAACTTCATTGTCTTTTGAtggaaatatagataaattaatgaataagacatttttatttgaaatagataattttaatgatacaatttcaaatttttcaacattagaaaataatagttttgatAATTCT acatGGAATATTAACGCAACTTCTAAAGATTTAAGTTACCTCGATCGTGATACTGCTTTGTGGATTTATGGaagttttatcattataagtaTAGTGTTGACATCCATAAgaaatatcgtattttataaaatatgtatgaatGCTAGTAAAAATCTTCATAATCTCATGTTTTCATGTTTATTAAAAGCGCCAATGCTATTTTTTGATACACATCCTTctg gTCGTATTCTAAATCGTTTTTCAAAAGATGTTGGATCGGTAGATGAAATTTTACCGAGAACAATGATAGaatctattcaaatatttgcagTAATGGTTGGAATTTTAGGACaagttcttattattaattggtgGACAATATTTCCTATGTTTATTATGGGTTTCTTATATtggaaaatacgaaatatttatcttaatactGCACAAAATATGAAACGTTTTGAAGGAATTa caaaAAGTCCTGTTTTTTCCCATGTTAGTTCTTCATTATTAGGATTAACAACAATTCGTTCTGCTTGCGCACAAAATATGGTTCGTAAGGAATTTGATGTTCATCAAGATCTTCATACTAGTGCTTATTATTTGACTATAACAACAAGTACTGCTTTTGGATTTGCATTAGATATCGTCTCTATTTGTTTCATtgcttttattacatatagtttCATTGTACTCGATaacg gaaaTACATTTGCGGGAAATGTAGGATTAGCCATATCTCAAGTATTAATTTTGTGTGGAATGCTTCAACATGGAATGCGTCAAACTGCAGAAATGATAGCACAAATGACAAGTGTAGAACGAATTCTACAATTTACACAACTTGACAAAGAAGGACCATTCGAAAGTGAACCTAATAAGAAACCACCTGCACAATGGCCTTTTAaaggagaaattaattttgatcatttGTACTTACGTTATGAAGACTCAGCACCACCAGTTCTTAAAGATTTATGTTTTACTATTAAACCTggtgaaaaa atAGGAATAGTTGGTCGTACTGGTGCTGGTAAAACATCGCTAATATCAGCTTTGTTTCGTTTAGCTAAACTCGAAGgttctatttatatagataagtTGGATACAAAGCAAATAGGTCTTCATGaattacgaaagaaaatttcaattattccacAAGAGCCTGTATTATTCTCAGCAACGCTTCGTGATAATCTTGAtccttttcataattttgatgatGCTACTCTTTGGTCTGCTCTCGAGGATGTAGAATTAAAAACAAGTGTTTCTTCTCTAGATCATAATGTTGAACAAGGAGGAGCTAATTTTAGTGTTGGACAAAGACAATTACTTTGTCTAGCACGtgcaattttaagaaataataagattctACTTCTTGATGAAGCTACAGCTAATGTTGATCCAACAACAGATGCTTTAATACAAAGAActattcgacaaaaatttaaagattgtaCAGTATTAACCATAGCACATAGATTAAATACTataatggataataataaagtactAGTTATGGATCATGGAATGGCAATTGAGTTTGATCATCCATacattttacttaataatgaagaaaaccATTTTACTAAAATGGTCAAAGAAACTGGAAAAGTAATGTTTGaacaacttaaaaaaattgcaaaagag gcTTATGATGATGTAATCACTGATACAACATTACAATCATCACCAcaagataatgataattag
- the LOC108001101 gene encoding DNA replication complex GINS protein SLD5, translating into MEDSEAQLTIENSDQEEEEELTAQSVLLAIEEAWLNEKFAPEILPHRSDLVDCMLQQITHMEENMKRLDKGDLRLMIHRMELDRIRFLISSYLRARLEKIEKYTIHILSEEANRSSEECYLTVAELQFAKEFLANMETLFKTIALQHMPGNFQTFEVNKLTVKPNMKAYVFLRANNRIDGIILPGSMDEEIDFESGSQHIIQYNAVSDLVKNGSVQLI; encoded by the coding sequence atggaaGATTCAGAAGCACAATTGACAATAGAGAATAGTgatcaagaagaagaagaagaattaacaGCTCAAAGTGTTTTATTAGCTATAGAAGAAGCCtggttaaatgaaaaatttgctcCTGAAATTTTACCACATCGGTCTGATTTAGTTGATTGTATGCTACAACAAATTACACATATGGAAGAAAACATGAAGAGGTTAGATAAAGGAGATTTAAGATTAATGATTCATAGAATGGAATTAGATAGGATTAGATTTTTGATATCTAGTTATCTTAGAGCTCGattagagaaaattgaaaaatataccattCATATACTTTCTGAAGAAGCAAATAGATCTTCTGAAGAATGTTATTTAACGGTTGCAGAACTTCAATTTGCAAAAGAATTTCTTGCAAATATGGAAAcactttttaaaacaattgctTTGCAACATATGCCTGGAAATTTTCAGACAtttgaagttaataaattaactgtAAAACCTAACATGAAagcatatgtatttttaaggGCTAATAATAGGATTGATGGAATCATACTTCCTGGTTCAATGGATGAAGAGATAGATTTTGAATCAGGTTCTCaacatattatacaatataatgctGTATCAGATTTAGTTAAAAATGGTTCTgttcaattaatttga
- the LOC108000499 gene encoding nuclear inhibitor of protein phosphatase 1, with translation MANHYEVPNWAGKPPVGLHLDVLKNDKLIQKLMVDEKKCYLFGRNQQLNDFCIDHASCSRVHAALVYHKHLNRAFLVDLGSTHGTFIGNLRLEPHKPTQLPIDSTFHFGASTRYYIIRERPQTGTRPIIEELEKLSEDTDAGGLLGLPETETELDNLTEFNTAHNRRISMLGITDDEIHKPTRKRKKKGITFNDDEEVINPEDVDPSVGRFRNLVQTTVVPSKRMRMEGGLISLSEDHNPLKHLQPMTTTPQLYQDIPPEQFTPSSLSLNPFSSALSSLSSRLGIALPNPAPEVEMTPNQIQTETPHIPEIPGPTDTRTMEPKKKKYAKEAWPGKKPIPTLLV, from the exons ATGGCTAATCATTACGAAGTACCCAATTG GGCTGGGAAACCACCAGTTGGATTACATTTAGATGTACTgaagaatgataaattaattcaa aaattaatggtTGATGAGAAGAAATGTTACTTATTTGGGCGTAATCAACAGTTAAATGATTTTTGCATAGATCATGCTTCTTGTTCTCGTGTTCATGCTGCTCTTGTTTATCATAAACATCTGAATCGTGCATTTCTTGTTGACTTGGGTAGCA CACATGGAACATTTATTGGTAATCTTCGTTTGGAACCACATAAACCTACACAATTACCAATTGATAGTACATTTCATTTTGGAGCTTCTACTCGGTATTATATCATTAGAGAAAGACCTCAAACAGGTACTAGACCTATTAttgaagaattagaaaaactaTCAGAAGATACAGATGCTGGTGGTTTATTGGGTTTACCTGAAACAGAAACAGAACTTGAT AATTTAACAGAATTTAATACTGCACATAATAGACGTATATCTATGTTAGGCATTACAGATGATGAAATTCATAAACCAActagaaaacgaaaaaaaaaaggaattactTTCAATGATGATGAAGAAGTAATAAATCCGGAAGATGTTGATCCATCAGTTGGAAGATTTCGTAATCTTGTACAAACTACTGTCGTTCCCAGTaaa agaaTGCGTATGGAAGGAGGTTTAATATCTCTATCAGAGGATCATAATCCTTTAAAACATCTTCAGCCAATGACAACTACACCTCAGCTTTATCAAGATATACCACCAGAACAGTTTACTCCATCGTCGTTATCTCTTAATCCATTTTCTAGTGCATTATCTTCACTATCGTCTCGACTTGGTATTGCATTACCAAATCCAGCACCTGAGGTAGAAATGACACCGAATCAAATACAAACAGAAACACCACATATACCTGAAATACCAGGACCTACTGATACACGAACAATGgaaccaaaaaagaaaaaatacgccAAAGAAGCTTGGCCTGGCAAAAAGCCCATTCCAACACTTTTGGTGTAA
- the LOC108001195 gene encoding tubulin alpha chain-like, translating into MRECISMHVGQAGVQMGNACWELYCLEHGIQPDGTIPSDKVSGTNDCFNTFFNETSSGKMVPRAVMVDLEPTVVDEVRIGRYKQLYHPEQLITGKEDAANNYARGHYSIGREVIDSVMDRVRRLTDQCTGLQGFFVFHSFGGGTGSGFTSLLMQKLSDDYGKKSKLEFAVYPAPQVSTAVVEPYNAILTTHTTIGHSDCAFMVDNEAIYDICRRKLGIERPSYANLNRLISQVVSSITASLRFDGALNVDLTEFQTNLVPYPRIHFPLATYAPVVSADKAFHEGMSVAEITSECFEASNQMVKCDPREGKYMACCLLYRGEVVPKDVNAAIAAMKRKSCIRFVDWCPTGFKVGINYQPPTVVPGGDLAKVQRAVSMLSNTTAIEEAWSKLNYKFDLMYHKRAFVHWYVGEGMEEGEFAEARDDLAALERDYEEVALESSTTPDASLEY; encoded by the exons atg cgTGAGTGTATTTCAATGCACGTGGGCCAAGCAGGTGTTCAAATGGGCAACGCATGTTGGGAATTGTATTGTCTCGAACATGGAATTCAACCGGATGGGACAATACCATCAGACAAAGTATCCGGAACAAATGATTGTTTTAacacattttttaatgaaacaagTTCTGGAAAAATGGTACCGCGTGCTGTGATGGTTGATTTAGAACCCACAGTCGTTG aCGAAGTAAGAATAGGACGTTACAAGCAATTATACCATCCTGAGCAATTAATCACAGGAAAAGAAGACGCTGCGAACAATTATGCTCGCGGTCATTATTCTATTGGTAGGGAAGTAATAGATTCTGTAATGGATCGGGTGAGAAGATTGACGGATCAGTGTACTGGACTTCAAGGATTCTTTGTCTTTCATTCGTTTGGAGGAGGTACAGGCTCAGGATTCACCTCATTGCTTATGCAAAAATTGTCCGATGATTACGGAAAAAAGAGCAAATTAGAATTTGCTGTATATCCAGCACCACAA gTATCTACCGCAGTTGTCGAACCATACAATGCTATCCTTACTACTCATACCACGATCGGACATTCGGATTGTGCGTTTATGGTAGACAACGAAGCGATTTATGATATCTGTAGGCGAAAACTTGGCATTGAACGACCTTCTTATGCGAATCTGAATCGTCTTATTAGTCAAGTGGTATCTTCGATAACTGCTTCCTTGAGATTCGATGGTGCTCTGAACGTAGATCTGACggaatttcaaacaaatttggTACCATATCCTAGAATTCATTTTCCATTGGCAACTTATGCCCCTGTGGTATCGGCTGATAAAGCCTTCCACGAAGGAATGTCCGTTGCGGAGATAACATCTGAATGTTTCGAAGCGTCTAATCAAATGGTCAAGTGTGATCCTCGTGAAGGAAAATACATGGCCTGTTGTTTACTTTATCGTGGCGAGGTCGTACCAAAGGATGTGAATGCTGCGATTGCCGCAATGAAGAGAAAAAGTTGCATACGTTTCGTTGATTGGTGTCCAACTGGTTTTAAAGTCGGTATCAATTATCAACCCCCTACCGTTGTTCCAGGCGGAGACCTTGCCAag GTACAAAGGGCAGTTTCAATGTTATCAAATACAACTGCTATCGAGGAAGCTTggtctaaattaaattacaaattcgaTCTTATGTATCACAAACGAGCGTTTGTCCATTGGTATGTTGGAGAAGGTATGGAAGAAGGTGAATTTGCAGAAGCGCGAGATGATCTTGCTGCATTGGAAAGAGATTATGAAGAAGTTGCACTCGAATCGTCAACTACGCCAGATGCTTCATTAGAATATTAA